In a genomic window of Salegentibacter salegens:
- a CDS encoding MATE family efflux transporter → MESAVSFKNINRIAIPAIIAGIAEPLISLTDIAIIGNVENNSVEALAAAGIVGSFLSAIIWIVAQTKTAISAIVSQHLGANRLHAVKTLIPQAIYFNFAFSLVIYATTAFFAEAIFSAYNAEGLILQYSEDYYQIRALGYPLTLVTFAIFGVFRGLQNTLWAMKCSLAGAAVNVGLDFLLVYGVDGLIPAMHLKGAAYASLAAQSTMLVMALWFFFKKTPFHLKLSLNINPRLKGLLLMAANLFVRTAALNFAIYLANAYATDYGKNYIAAQSILMNIWLFFSFFIDGYANAGNAIGGKLLGARDYRNLWELSKKISKYAVLIAFMLMAICGLFYNQIGLVFNKDVSVLAIFSSVFWIVLLMQPVNAIAFMFDGIFKGLGEAKYLRNLLLVATFLGFTPALLISDYYGLKLYGIWIAFFVWMLIRSAGLVIKFRRKYLQKEV, encoded by the coding sequence TTGGAATCTGCTGTAAGTTTTAAAAATATAAACCGAATTGCCATTCCCGCAATTATTGCCGGAATTGCCGAACCTCTAATTTCCCTTACCGATATTGCGATAATTGGAAATGTAGAAAACAATTCGGTTGAAGCCCTTGCTGCGGCAGGAATTGTAGGTTCCTTTCTATCGGCCATTATTTGGATCGTTGCGCAAACCAAAACCGCCATTTCGGCTATTGTTTCTCAACATTTGGGCGCCAACAGGCTGCACGCGGTAAAAACGCTTATTCCGCAGGCCATATATTTCAATTTTGCTTTTAGCCTGGTGATCTATGCTACCACCGCTTTTTTCGCAGAAGCAATTTTTAGTGCCTACAACGCCGAAGGTTTGATCTTACAGTATTCTGAAGACTATTATCAAATCCGAGCCTTGGGTTACCCATTAACTTTGGTGACTTTTGCCATTTTTGGCGTTTTTAGAGGATTACAGAACACACTTTGGGCGATGAAATGCAGCCTGGCCGGTGCTGCTGTAAACGTAGGATTGGATTTTCTGTTGGTTTACGGCGTTGACGGACTTATTCCTGCAATGCATCTTAAAGGCGCTGCTTATGCCAGCCTCGCAGCTCAGTCTACAATGCTAGTGATGGCACTATGGTTTTTCTTTAAAAAAACGCCTTTTCACCTAAAACTAAGTTTAAATATAAATCCGCGCTTAAAGGGACTTTTGCTTATGGCAGCCAATCTTTTTGTAAGAACGGCCGCCTTAAATTTCGCCATTTACCTTGCAAATGCCTACGCCACCGATTATGGGAAAAACTACATCGCGGCTCAAAGTATTCTGATGAATATCTGGCTTTTCTTTAGCTTTTTCATAGATGGTTATGCGAACGCCGGGAATGCGATTGGCGGGAAATTACTCGGTGCCCGTGATTACAGAAACTTATGGGAACTCAGTAAAAAAATAAGCAAATATGCGGTCCTAATCGCTTTTATGCTAATGGCCATTTGCGGACTTTTCTACAACCAAATTGGATTGGTTTTTAATAAAGATGTAAGCGTCCTGGCTATATTCTCATCGGTTTTCTGGATCGTTTTATTAATGCAACCTGTAAATGCCATCGCTTTTATGTTTGACGGGATTTTTAAAGGTTTGGGTGAGGCTAAATACCTTCGGAATCTACTGCTGGTAGCCACATTTCTTGGCTTTACTCCTGCCCTTTTAATTTCAGATTATTATGGTCTAAAACTCTACGGAATCTGGATCGCGTTTTTTGTCTGGATGCTTATTCGCAGTGCCGGTTTGGTGATTAAATTCCGAAGAAAATATTTACAAAAAGAAGTTTGA
- a CDS encoding enoyl-CoA hydratase/isomerase family protein yields MSTTRENGSLYTNIENGIAHLEFGHPASNSFPSDLLDRLEKEFQKLSEDDSVKVILLKSEGEKAFCAGASFDELVAIETMQAGKLFFSGFAKVLNAMRKCKKLIVGRIQGKTVGGGVGLVAACDYAMATDAAAVKLSEISIGIGPFVIAPAVERKIGVGALGEISLAAHEWKNAYWAKDKGLYARVFESLKELDREVSIFTEKLASYNPEALYEMKQMLWKNTDHWEQLLPERAAISGELVLSDFTKAALAKYKK; encoded by the coding sequence ATGTCTACCACACGAGAAAACGGCAGTTTATACACCAATATAGAAAACGGAATCGCGCATTTAGAATTTGGTCACCCGGCCAGTAATTCTTTCCCTTCAGACTTATTAGATCGGCTTGAGAAAGAGTTTCAGAAATTATCTGAAGACGACAGCGTAAAAGTGATTTTATTAAAATCTGAAGGAGAAAAAGCCTTTTGTGCAGGAGCCTCTTTTGACGAACTTGTAGCGATTGAAACTATGCAAGCCGGGAAATTATTCTTTTCGGGTTTTGCGAAAGTTTTAAATGCAATGCGAAAATGTAAAAAACTTATTGTTGGCCGAATCCAGGGAAAAACTGTTGGCGGTGGTGTTGGACTCGTTGCTGCTTGCGATTATGCAATGGCTACTGATGCTGCTGCGGTGAAACTTTCAGAAATTAGTATAGGTATTGGTCCGTTTGTAATTGCCCCGGCCGTAGAACGCAAAATTGGTGTTGGTGCGCTTGGGGAAATAAGCCTTGCTGCCCACGAATGGAAAAACGCTTATTGGGCCAAAGATAAAGGCTTATATGCTCGTGTGTTTGAAAGTCTAAAAGAGCTGGATAGGGAAGTAAGCATTTTTACCGAAAAACTGGCTTCTTACAATCCCGAAGCCCTATACGAAATGAAACAAATGCTTTGGAAAAATACAGACCACTGGGAGCAATTACTTCCAGAAAGAGCAGCCATCTCAGGAGAGTTAGTACTTTCAGATTTTACTAAAGCTGCTTTAGCTAAATATAAAAAATAA
- a CDS encoding plasmid stabilization protein: MILTYHSKFKKDLEKLKDKKTKATLLKKILELKNASNLEEVNGIKKLKNHPNAYRGRIRDYRLGFYLLDKNTASLQRFVKRNDIYKLFP, from the coding sequence ATGATTTTAACTTATCATTCAAAATTTAAAAAAGACTTAGAAAAGCTTAAGGATAAGAAAACCAAAGCGACGCTTCTCAAAAAGATATTAGAGCTTAAAAATGCTTCTAATTTGGAAGAAGTAAACGGAATAAAAAAATTAAAAAATCATCCCAATGCTTATCGAGGAAGAATAAGAGACTACCGTTTGGGGTTCTATTTATTAGATAAGAACACGGCAAGTTTGCAACGTTTTGTAAAGCGTAATGATATTTACAAGCTTTTTCCTTGA
- a CDS encoding PD-(D/E)XK nuclease family protein, with protein MVSFISGVLKELISSGENISEIIFILPSKRAGSFLLKELSALSENHIFAPKVYSIEEFTEVISETKTVDNTLSLFEFYNVYKKITPQQEQEDFETFTAWAQSLIHDFNEIDRYLIDYKSFFNYLADIQDLKHWSIQEPKTELINNYLSFWNSLPAFYEALKEELLSKNTGYQGLIYRKASENIPNYARENSSKHVFIGFNALNTAEQLIVQHLLENDCAEIYWDLDEVFVKDRQHDASLFINQYLKDWPVYREKQAKLNVNEYHKPKNIQVTGIPKNVGQAKYLGELLANLDEETLQETAVVLGEEDLLLPVLNSLPPNVQDLNITMGFPLKNAPIASLFDRLFQIHQNTASTYYYKDVISVINHPALHEILKQETEVFIEKIQSENTVNLSSEEIINSFSTEAKPLLKACFRKWDNSPKKALEAFQEIINQVKIHLKSSDNKLGLEFIYHFHVLCNKLDNLNEAYPHLKSIKSLYQFYKEIMSTQSLDFQGRPFKGLQLMGMLESRALDFKNVIICSVNEGVLPSGKSGSSFIPFDLKQTYKLPTYKEKDAVYTYHFYRLLQRAQNVHLLYNTETDGLNSGEKSRFLTQLEIEKQPAHQLTHAMVSPKVPAIKNDLREVKKTPEIMEKIKSLAAYGFSPSALTSYIRNPLDFYRQYVLGVRDSEEVEETVAYNTLGTVVHDSLENFYKPLENQILTEENIKTFKARIEEEITLQFKKSYMNGPVNQGKNLLIYEVAKRYLRNFLNLELNRLKTEEIKILKIEKTLKSEIRIEQLDFPIFMRGKVDRVESTNGTTRIIDYKTGKVTQDKIEIVDWADLTSDYDKYSKSFQVLAYTKMMQDQNSLELPVEAGIISFKNLKSGFLKFGKKDKPRTKNKETAINKEILEAFEIELKKLITEICDPEIPFTEKEI; from the coding sequence ATGGTATCTTTTATTTCAGGAGTTCTTAAGGAGCTCATTTCTTCAGGAGAAAATATTTCAGAAATTATCTTTATTCTTCCCAGCAAACGTGCGGGAAGTTTTCTATTAAAAGAACTTTCTGCCTTGAGCGAAAATCACATTTTTGCGCCTAAAGTTTATAGCATTGAAGAGTTTACAGAAGTTATTTCAGAAACCAAAACCGTAGATAACACCCTTAGCCTTTTTGAATTTTATAATGTCTACAAAAAAATCACGCCCCAGCAAGAACAGGAAGATTTTGAAACTTTTACGGCCTGGGCCCAAAGTCTTATTCACGATTTTAATGAAATAGACCGTTATTTAATAGACTATAAAAGCTTTTTTAATTACCTGGCAGATATTCAGGACCTAAAACACTGGTCTATCCAGGAGCCCAAAACCGAACTTATAAATAATTATTTATCGTTTTGGAATAGTCTTCCGGCATTTTATGAAGCTTTAAAGGAGGAACTATTATCAAAAAACACAGGCTACCAGGGCTTGATTTATAGAAAAGCTTCAGAAAATATTCCGAATTACGCCAGGGAGAATTCCTCTAAACACGTTTTTATAGGTTTTAATGCGCTAAATACTGCAGAGCAACTAATCGTTCAACATCTATTAGAAAACGATTGTGCAGAGATCTACTGGGATTTAGATGAGGTTTTTGTAAAAGATAGGCAACACGATGCTTCGCTCTTTATAAATCAATATTTAAAAGACTGGCCGGTTTATCGCGAAAAACAGGCAAAATTGAATGTAAATGAATACCATAAGCCGAAAAATATTCAGGTTACCGGCATACCAAAAAATGTAGGACAGGCAAAATATTTAGGAGAGTTACTGGCGAATTTAGATGAAGAAACACTTCAGGAAACCGCCGTGGTTTTAGGAGAAGAAGACCTTTTGCTGCCGGTGTTAAACAGTTTACCACCCAATGTACAGGATTTGAACATCACCATGGGATTTCCACTTAAAAATGCGCCCATCGCTTCTCTTTTTGACAGGCTGTTCCAGATACATCAAAACACTGCTTCAACCTATTATTATAAAGATGTGATTTCAGTTATAAATCATCCTGCACTCCACGAAATCTTAAAACAGGAAACCGAAGTTTTTATAGAAAAAATTCAGTCAGAAAATACGGTAAACCTATCTTCCGAAGAAATTATAAATTCCTTTTCTACTGAAGCAAAACCTTTATTAAAAGCCTGTTTTAGAAAATGGGATAACTCGCCTAAAAAAGCATTAGAGGCTTTTCAGGAAATTATAAACCAGGTTAAAATTCATTTAAAAAGCAGCGATAATAAGCTTGGGCTGGAGTTTATATATCATTTTCATGTGCTATGTAATAAGCTTGACAACCTCAACGAAGCTTATCCGCATCTAAAAAGTATTAAGTCGCTTTACCAGTTTTATAAAGAAATAATGAGTACCCAAAGCCTGGATTTCCAGGGAAGGCCTTTTAAAGGTTTACAGCTTATGGGAATGCTGGAATCTCGCGCTTTAGATTTTAAAAATGTGATTATTTGCTCGGTTAACGAAGGCGTTTTACCTTCGGGAAAATCGGGGAGTTCTTTTATTCCTTTCGACTTAAAACAAACTTACAAACTACCTACTTACAAAGAAAAAGACGCGGTTTACACCTACCACTTTTACAGGCTTTTGCAACGAGCTCAAAATGTACATTTGCTCTACAACACAGAAACCGACGGATTAAATTCCGGAGAAAAGAGCAGGTTCCTTACTCAACTGGAAATTGAAAAACAACCGGCGCATCAGCTCACACACGCGATGGTGAGCCCTAAGGTTCCGGCGATTAAAAATGACCTTCGGGAAGTGAAAAAAACTCCGGAAATTATGGAAAAAATAAAGTCGCTCGCTGCTTACGGCTTCTCCCCTTCTGCTTTGACTTCCTATATTCGAAATCCCCTGGATTTTTACAGGCAATACGTTCTTGGGGTTCGCGATAGCGAAGAAGTGGAAGAAACGGTGGCATATAATACCCTGGGAACGGTAGTGCACGATAGTCTTGAGAATTTCTATAAACCGCTGGAGAACCAAATCCTCACAGAAGAAAATATAAAAACATTCAAGGCGCGAATTGAAGAAGAGATTACACTTCAGTTTAAAAAATCTTATATGAACGGGCCAGTAAACCAGGGCAAAAACCTGTTAATTTATGAAGTGGCCAAACGGTATCTTCGTAATTTTCTAAACCTGGAATTAAACCGACTTAAAACCGAAGAAATTAAAATCCTAAAAATTGAGAAAACTTTAAAATCTGAAATTAGGATAGAGCAGCTTGATTTTCCGATCTTTATGCGCGGAAAAGTGGATCGTGTGGAAAGTACAAATGGCACCACCAGAATTATTGATTATAAGACTGGAAAGGTTACCCAGGATAAAATTGAAATTGTAGATTGGGCAGATCTCACTTCAGATTACGATAAATACAGCAAAAGTTTTCAGGTTTTGGCGTATACGAAAATGATGCAAGACCAAAACTCGCTGGAACTACCGGTTGAAGCGGGCATCATTTCATTTAAAAATTTAAAAAGCGGATTCCTGAAATTCGGAAAGAAAGATAAACCAAGAACAAAAAATAAAGAAACGGCTATAAATAAGGAGATTCTAGAGGCATTTGAGATAGAATTAAAGAAACTAATTACCGAAATTTGCGATCCTGAAATTCCTTTTACAGAAAAAGAAATATAA
- a CDS encoding LPXTG cell wall anchor domain-containing protein, protein MLLLYFDKTGGKAYDLGYSIGYFIAENLLFLLLGILIFAGLFVIFLRKKIRNNKRQIEN, encoded by the coding sequence ATGCTTTTACTTTATTTTGATAAAACCGGTGGCAAGGCTTATGACCTTGGTTATTCTATAGGTTATTTTATTGCTGAAAACCTGCTTTTTTTACTGCTGGGTATCCTAATATTTGCCGGACTGTTTGTTATTTTTCTTCGCAAAAAGATAAGAAATAATAAACGCCAGATTGAAAATTAG
- a CDS encoding GNAT family N-acetyltransferase → MIKKASLKDLPKIKNLTEACAEVLQHQNIFQWNEHYPSRDKLQNDVQNKELYVFEEENMIIAIIVLTSKMDEVYRSINWLSKTGNNLYVHRLATHPNYWGKGYARKMMDFAEEFATSQNFSSIRLDTFSKNKRNQKFYEARDYTKLGDVYFPHKNEHPFHCYEKLIATTLNEN, encoded by the coding sequence ATGATTAAAAAAGCAAGTTTAAAAGACCTCCCCAAGATCAAAAACCTAACGGAAGCCTGTGCTGAAGTGCTCCAACACCAAAATATTTTTCAATGGAATGAACATTATCCTTCCCGTGACAAACTTCAAAATGATGTTCAGAATAAAGAATTATATGTTTTTGAGGAAGAGAATATGATTATCGCCATTATTGTACTCACCTCAAAAATGGATGAAGTTTATCGCAGTATAAACTGGCTTAGCAAAACCGGCAATAATCTTTATGTTCACAGGCTCGCTACACACCCAAATTACTGGGGGAAAGGCTACGCCAGGAAAATGATGGATTTTGCCGAAGAATTTGCAACAAGTCAAAATTTCAGTTCCATAAGATTAGATACTTTCAGCAAAAACAAACGAAATCAAAAATTCTACGAAGCTCGTGATTATACAAAACTTGGTGATGTCTATTTTCCGCATAAAAATGAACATCCTTTTCACTGCTACGAAAAACTAATAGCAACTACTTTAAATGAAAATTGA
- a CDS encoding 2OG-Fe(II) oxygenase, whose product MKMNAQTTTELFEQLDFKENPFYENIITDLVENQYCIVDDFFDTEEVTMLKDSLKSKFEESQFKKAAIGNKTNEVVAKSIRGDFILWLNEAEAGRAESLFFNKINSLVAYLNKTCFLGILTKEFHYALYPEGTFYLRHLDTFQNDGRRKLSLVCYLNEEDWKPENGGELVIYSEENGVEVSKAIYPMPGRVVIFESQVLEHEVKPVKTARLSITGWLKTR is encoded by the coding sequence ATGAAGATGAACGCACAAACCACTACCGAACTCTTTGAACAACTGGATTTTAAAGAAAATCCTTTCTACGAAAATATTATTACCGATTTAGTTGAAAACCAATACTGTATTGTAGACGATTTTTTTGATACTGAAGAAGTTACAATGCTTAAAGATTCCTTGAAATCGAAATTTGAGGAATCGCAATTCAAAAAGGCGGCTATTGGCAATAAAACCAATGAAGTGGTTGCTAAATCTATTCGTGGGGATTTTATTTTATGGCTTAATGAAGCCGAAGCCGGGAGAGCCGAAAGCCTGTTTTTTAATAAAATAAATTCGCTGGTAGCTTACCTGAATAAAACCTGTTTCCTCGGGATTTTAACTAAAGAATTCCATTATGCACTTTATCCGGAAGGAACTTTTTATCTGCGTCATTTGGATACGTTTCAGAATGACGGCAGGAGAAAACTATCCCTGGTTTGTTACTTAAACGAAGAAGACTGGAAGCCTGAAAATGGTGGGGAATTAGTAATTTATTCCGAAGAAAACGGGGTTGAGGTTTCAAAAGCTATTTATCCAATGCCCGGTCGCGTAGTGATTTTTGAAAGTCAGGTGCTGGAACACGAAGTAAAACCGGTAAAAACTGCAAGACTTAGCATAACCGGTTGGTTGAAAACACGATAA
- a CDS encoding alpha/beta hydrolase family protein — protein sequence MEITKRTNLQIDGKHNKPILIDLIFNDDKKPKPIVIFCHGYKGFKDWGAWDKMGEFYAEKGYFFVKFNFSHNGTSPDNPTEFLNIEAFGDNNYIKELDDLQTVIDWVLTPDFNEAQQIDVKSINLIGHSRGGGIAILKAAEEERINKLITLAAVSDFASRFPKEKELEAWEKKGVQYIKNTRTGQQLPHHYQFYKNFRENRERLNIQKATKKLDIPHFIAHGSNDTTVSIADAGNLFEWSPISKLLLVENADHVFEISHPWNKDELTKEFQHVLNRTATFLDANVQDLKDEYLDNDEADS from the coding sequence ATGGAAATTACTAAAAGAACCAATCTCCAGATTGATGGAAAGCACAATAAACCTATTCTTATAGATCTAATTTTTAACGATGACAAAAAACCCAAGCCAATCGTGATTTTTTGCCACGGTTACAAAGGTTTTAAAGACTGGGGCGCCTGGGATAAAATGGGAGAATTCTATGCAGAAAAAGGATATTTCTTCGTGAAATTTAACTTTTCTCATAACGGGACTTCACCAGATAACCCAACCGAATTTTTAAATATTGAAGCTTTTGGTGATAATAATTATATAAAAGAGTTAGACGATCTACAAACAGTAATTGACTGGGTTTTAACCCCCGATTTTAATGAAGCCCAACAAATTGATGTGAAAAGCATCAACCTTATTGGTCACTCCCGTGGCGGTGGAATTGCCATTTTAAAAGCGGCTGAAGAAGAGAGGATCAACAAACTAATTACCCTGGCGGCCGTGAGCGATTTTGCTTCGCGTTTTCCAAAGGAAAAAGAACTGGAAGCCTGGGAGAAAAAAGGTGTACAGTATATAAAAAATACAAGAACCGGACAGCAATTACCGCATCACTATCAATTTTATAAGAATTTTAGGGAAAATAGAGAACGTTTAAATATTCAAAAAGCGACTAAGAAGCTAGACATCCCGCATTTTATTGCCCACGGGAGTAACGACACCACGGTTTCTATTGCCGATGCGGGAAATCTCTTTGAATGGAGCCCAATTTCAAAACTGCTTTTAGTTGAAAATGCCGATCACGTTTTTGAAATTTCTCACCCGTGGAATAAAGATGAATTAACCAAAGAATTTCAGCACGTGCTTAACAGGACAGCTACTTTCCTTGATGCCAACGTTCAGGATTTAAAAGACGAATACCTGGACAACGACGAAGCTGATTCTTAA
- a CDS encoding UDP-2,3-diacylglucosamine diphosphatase, translating to MNIPEGKKVYFSSDNHLGAPTQEESRPREIRFVKWLDEIKEDAAAIFLLGDLFDFWFEYKHAVPKGFVRVLGKLAEIKDSGIPIYFFVGNHDLWMQDYFEEELNIPVFHKPREFEFNNKTFLVGHGDGLGPGDHGYKRMKKVFTNPFSKWLYRWLHPDLGIPLAQYFSVKNKAISGDQEQKFLGEEKEWLIQYCRRKLEEKHYDYFLFGHRHLPLEIDLNGKSTYINTGDWIDFYTYAVFDGEKTSLKKLSSTN from the coding sequence ATGAACATTCCCGAAGGCAAAAAAGTTTATTTCTCCAGCGATAATCACCTTGGTGCACCTACACAAGAAGAAAGTAGACCAAGGGAAATAAGATTTGTAAAATGGCTGGATGAAATTAAGGAAGACGCAGCCGCTATTTTTCTTCTCGGCGATCTTTTTGATTTTTGGTTTGAATACAAACACGCCGTCCCTAAAGGTTTTGTACGGGTTTTAGGGAAACTGGCAGAAATTAAAGATAGCGGAATCCCGATTTATTTTTTTGTAGGGAATCACGATTTGTGGATGCAGGATTATTTTGAAGAGGAACTTAATATTCCGGTATTTCATAAGCCAAGGGAGTTTGAATTCAATAATAAAACTTTCCTTGTTGGCCACGGCGACGGACTCGGCCCGGGAGATCACGGCTACAAACGGATGAAAAAGGTTTTTACGAATCCGTTTTCTAAATGGCTTTATCGCTGGTTACATCCCGATTTGGGTATTCCGCTGGCGCAGTATTTTTCAGTAAAAAACAAAGCGATTTCAGGTGATCAGGAGCAAAAATTTTTAGGCGAAGAAAAAGAGTGGCTTATTCAATATTGCCGCCGAAAATTAGAAGAAAAACATTACGATTATTTCCTTTTTGGCCACCGGCATTTACCTCTGGAAATCGACTTAAACGGAAAATCTACATATATCAATACCGGCGACTGGATAGATTTTTACACTTATGCGGTTTTTGATGGGGAGAAGACTTCTTTAAAAAAATTATCTTCAACTAACTAA
- a CDS encoding type II toxin-antitoxin system Phd/YefM family antitoxin — METVNYSNFRSNLKYWFDKVIDDVSDVIIKRKGGKDLVLISLDEYNSLKETTYLLSGKNRDVLLKSIQELETGSGVRKDLIE, encoded by the coding sequence ATGGAAACAGTGAACTATAGTAATTTTCGTTCCAACCTAAAATATTGGTTTGATAAGGTTATTGATGATGTAAGTGATGTTATCATTAAGCGTAAGGGAGGTAAAGATCTTGTTCTAATATCCCTTGATGAGTATAATTCTCTTAAAGAAACCACTTATTTGTTAAGCGGAAAGAATAGGGATGTTTTATTGAAATCTATCCAGGAATTAGAAACCGGTTCAGGTGTTCGAAAAGATCTTATTGAGTAA
- a CDS encoding 6-pyruvoyl trahydropterin synthase family protein yields the protein MSKIRITKKFSFETGHALYGYDGKCRNVHGHSYKLDVCVIGEPITDSDNVKLGMVIDFGDLKKIVKSEIVDQFDHATVFNKNTPHVELAKELKNRGHHVILVEYQPTSENMVVDFAEKIQKHLPEHIKLHSLKLQETESSFAEWFASDQN from the coding sequence ATGAGCAAGATTAGAATTACCAAAAAGTTCTCTTTTGAAACTGGGCACGCACTCTACGGCTATGACGGGAAATGCCGAAATGTACACGGGCACAGCTATAAGCTAGATGTTTGTGTAATTGGCGAACCTATTACCGATAGTGACAATGTAAAGCTTGGGATGGTAATAGACTTTGGAGATTTGAAAAAGATCGTGAAATCTGAAATTGTAGACCAGTTTGACCACGCCACGGTTTTCAATAAAAACACGCCTCACGTAGAGCTTGCTAAAGAATTAAAAAATCGAGGTCACCATGTTATTTTGGTCGAATACCAACCCACCAGCGAAAATATGGTAGTTGATTTTGCTGAAAAAATACAGAAACATTTACCGGAACATATAAAACTCCACTCGCTAAAACTCCAGGAAACCGAATCCAGTTTTGCTGAATGGTTTGCAAGCGATCAAAATTAA
- a CDS encoding Txe/YoeB family addiction module toxin, with translation MRLVWSSTSWEDYLYWQKADKKILKRINTLIKSCLRTPQEGIGKPEALKGDLQGYWSRRITSEHRLVYKFEKDELMIAACRYHYWK, from the coding sequence ATGCGGTTGGTTTGGTCTTCAACTTCCTGGGAAGATTACCTGTACTGGCAAAAAGCGGATAAAAAGATTCTTAAGCGGATTAATACGCTAATAAAAAGTTGTCTTCGAACTCCACAAGAAGGCATTGGTAAACCCGAAGCCTTAAAAGGAGATTTGCAAGGTTATTGGTCAAGGCGAATCACTTCTGAACATCGCCTGGTTTATAAATTTGAAAAAGACGAATTAATGATAGCTGCCTGTCGTTATCATTATTGGAAATAA